GGCAGGCCCGGGGCGCCGAGGCGCGGCTGCGGCTCGAGTTGGTCGGTCAGCGACCGCCGGGCGCCGAGCCGGAGCTGCGGATCTTCCAGGACGAGCCGGGCGAGGCCGCCGCCGTGGCGGCGCGCTGCCAGCAGCTCATCGCGACCGGCACGCCGGCGCGGCAGATCGCGGTGCTGTTCCGCACCAATGCGCAGTCCGAGACCTATGAGAAGGCGCTGGCCGAGGCCGAGGTGCCCTATGTCGTCCAGGGCGCCGAGCGGTTCTTCGAGCGGCCCGAGATCCGGCAGGCGGTCGTGGCGCTGCGTTCGGCCACCCGCGGCGTCGACTCGGCGTCGCCGTTGGTGCCGGCCGTGGTCGACGCCCTGGAAGCGGTCGGCTGGGCACCGTCGCAGCGGCCGCCGGGCGGTGCCACGCGGGAGCGTTGGGAAGCGCTGGCTGCGCTGGTGCAGCTCGCCGAGGATTTCGCCGTGACGCCCGTGCTGCTGCCGCTCGGCGAGGGCGCGGTGTCGTCGCGGTCGCCGTCGCTGGCCGACTTCGTCGACGAGTTGCACCGGCGGGCGGCGGCGCAGCACGCGCCGACCGTCGAGGGCGTGACGCTGGCGTCGCTGCACTCGGCCAAGGGGCTCGAGTGGGACGCGGTGTTCGTGGTCGGGCTCTCCGACGGCACGCTGCCGACCACCTACGCCAAGACGCCCGAGCAGGTCGAGGAGGAGCGGCGGCTGCTCTACGTCGGGGTGACCCGGGCCCGGGAGTGGCTCTGGCTGTCCTACGCGATCTCGCGTTCGCCGGGTGGGCGGCCGCGGCGGCCGTGCCGGTTCCTGCCCCAGTTCGACGGCCGGTCCGGGGGCGGTGGCGGGTCCGTCGCGTTGTCGCCACACAGTCGCAAACCCGACAGCCGGCCGCCGCGGATCGTCTCCTGCCGGATCTGCGGTGCGACGTTACTGGGCGGCTCCGATCGCAAACTCGGCCGGTGCGCGACCTGTCCGTCCGATTTGGACGAAGAGCTGCTGGGGCGGCTACAAGCCTGGCGGGCACGCGTTTCCGCAGGTCAGCGGGTTCCGGCATACGTGGTCTTCACTGACGCGACGCTGGTGGCGATCGCCGAGCGCAAGCCGGCGCAGCGCGCCGACCTGATCGCCATCGCTGGGATCGGGCCGCGCAAGCTCGGCCTCTACGGCGACGCGGCGCTGGCCCTCGTGGCGGGCGCGGCGGTTGATGATCTTGAGCCAGAAAAAACTTCGGCGAATGACCCGTAAAACCGTTTGCCCTCCCCTGAAGGGGAGGCATAGCCTCAGAGCACATCAGGGACGAGCGGCTGCTCAACCCTGGTTAGGCAGATTTATTCCGGCCGCGAGACGAGAGCAGAAGGAGGTGGCCCCGGTGGCAAGCATCAACACGACCCGACCGTGGTCGCTGAGCGCTGCCCTGAGCCCGGTGGAAGCTGCCCGCTTCCACGCGCACGCCCAGGCTCCGACCGCGCCGGCATATCAGGCCCAGGCTCAGGCCGAGCTGCTCCTGGTGCCCACTGCCGTCGCGTTCAAGGGGACCAATGTGTCCACGGTCAAGGGCATTCAGGTCAAGGGCGGCATGGATGTCCGCGGCGTCGTAGATCTGCATTGAGGGCCAGGCGACTGCGTCGGCCAACGGGCGGTCTTCCTGGGTTGCGGCGATTGCCGGGTCTACCTCGTTCAAGGTCGCCAGGAGGTCTACTACGTCTTCGGCCAGGGCGTGGCGCCACTTGTCGATCTCGATGCCGGGGGGTGCCCAGGTTACCTGGGTGAGCAGGACGACGATCACACGACGGGTCACGGTGACCAGGTTAGGCCGGGGTCAGTCGGCAAGGACTACGCCGGCGGTTGCCGCCACGCCCTCTAGGTAGCCGCGGGCGCGTTCGGTCTTGGAGTAGCGACCCACGAGGGCCCAGAAACGGGCGTTGTGGCTGGGGACGACGAGGTGGGCGAGTTCGTGGAGCAGCACGTAGTCGATCACCCAGTCGGGCATCTCCTGGATCCGGTGGGAGATGCGAATGGACCGGTCAGCCGGCGTGCAGGAGCCCCAGCGGCCGTTCTGGTTGGTGACCCACCGGACGCTGGCCGGTTGGGCCGTGCGGGCGAACTCAGCCAGGTATTGCGCGATCAGGCGCTGCGACCTGGCCTGGAGCTCGGCGTCGCTGCGACTGAGGCGGTGTTCGCGAGCAGCGAGACGGGCGAGCATCTTGTCAACCCACTCGGTCTCTTCGGCCCGCGAGAACTGGTCGGGTATGAGAACGACCACGCGCTCACCGTCGCGGTAAGCGGACACCGTGCGGCGCCGGCGCTGGGAGCGCCGCACTTCGACGACCGGCTTCCGCGTGGCGGCCATTACCGCACCCCGGAGCCCCGGGTTTCAGTCACGAAGGCACGCTAACCGGTAGGTGCCATGCCGCCGCAAGGGCCAACACACACGGTCACGCCGGGAAAGTGCCGGTTGACGGCGGGTCGTCCGGAAAAATTTTCGCGCCGACCGCGGTAACCGTGGGTCCGCTGCGCCCCGAGGGACCCTACGCCAAACGTTAAGGGATGCCGCGCCCGGATGGGCGGTAAACGGCGTGATCCAGCTCGCAGGAGCGCTTTGGTCGGCGTGTCCTGAGCGAATCTGACTAATCAGGCCGAGTCCGACATGCACACTCGTCGGCAGTCAGGTGTCGCATCGCACTACCAGCGGGGCCCCGTCGCTGGTGATGATCGGGTTCCTGACATGGAACCGCCCGCTAGTGGGTAGGGTCCGCGGACCGGCGGTCACACGTGTGACCGCGGAGAAAGCCCCGACGCCGGTGCTCTTGTGCCGCGCCCGGGCATTCGCCGGGGCGAAACCGGCGAACAAGACTAGGAGGGCATCGTGGCCGACAAGGCCCAGACCTACAACGGGTACTGCGTTAAGTGCAAGGAAAAGCGCGATTTCACCGGGACCGTCGAGGTGTCGAAGACCGGTATGAACATGGCCAAGGGCAAGTGCCCGGTGTGTGGCACCACTGTCAACCGGATCCTCGGCAAGGCGAAGGTCTGACGACCGCGCGTTGCACGAAGTTTGTTCGCGGGAAGGGGCGGCCGAAACGCTGGCCGCCCCTTCCCGCGTCCCGAAACGGATACGCAGTGTCATGAAGATCGGGCGGTCACGTTACCGCCCGGTTGTGGATAACTTCCCAGAAGCTGTGGATAACCCCGTCTACATGACCCGCCACCTGTGGACAACGAGTCGGTCGGCAGCAGGTGACGGTGACATTCTGTTACGTCGTGACGACGATCGGGTTGCTCCGGCCAACGCTCCTACCGGGCCTCGCCCGCATCCGCCGGGGGCCGCGCACGCTCCAGTTCGGCGTCGACCCCAGGCACGCCGTGGTGGTCGACCTGGCCGACGAGCGCGTGGCCGGGGTGGTCGACCTGCTCGACGGCACGCTGACCGAGCAGCAGTTGCTGAGCCGGGCCGTGCGGCGTGGTGCCCGATCGGGTGACGTCCGCGCCCTGCTGACCACCCTGCACGCGCATGGGCTGCTCGTCGCCGCCCACTCCCTGGCCTGCCCGCCCGACCTGAGGGCGGAGACGGCGGCGCTGGCGCTGCGCTGCGCCCGCCGCCGGCTACCAGGTGTGGCCAATCGCACGCCGGACCAGATCATGCGTGGCCGGGCCGAGGCCCGGGTCGCCGTCGTGGGTCGCGGCCGGCTGGCGGCGCCCATCGCTGTCGCGCTGGCTGGCTCCGGCGTCGGGCACGTCCGGGCCGACCTGCCCGGCGAGGTCCGGCCCGAGGAAACCGTCCTCGGCCTCGACCCCGCCGCCGTCGGCCGGCCCCGCTCGGCCGCCGTGGCGGCGGCCCTCCGCCGCGCCCGCACCAGCGCCGCCCGGTCAGGCTCGGCGACGCCGGCGTCGCGTGCAGGAAGCCCCACCTCGATGACGGCACGAGCCGGTTCCGGCACCGCCGTCACCGCGGCGCCGCCCGGCGTTCGTGCCGGGAAAGGCAAGCCACAGCTCATCGTTCGGGTCGGTGCCGACCAACCGGTCAACCTCGCCACCACCGCGCTGCGCCGTCGCGGGCAGGCCGTCCTGGTGGTCGACATCCGCGACGGCACCCCCGTGATCGGTCCGTTCGTCGCAGCCGGCGGCTCGCCGTGCCTGGCCTGTCTCGACCGGCACCGGATCGACCGCGACCCGGCCTGGCCGGAGATCGCCGCGGGCCTCGCCACCGCGCCGCCGGCGGAGGCGTGCGACCTGGTCACGATCATGGCGGCCACCGCTTTCGCGGTCGCCGAGGTGCTCGCCCACCTCGACGGCGGGAGGCCCAGGACGGCCGGCGCGGCTGTGGAACTGGTCTCACCTGGTGAGCTGCGGTGGCGCTACTGGCCGCCGCATCCGCGATGTTCCTGCGGTTCTAGCCGTCACGATCTTGGGAGTCCGTAATCTGTCGGTCACAATGATCTGGTGAGCGACATCCCGCGCCAGGCTGTAACCCGGACTGCCAAGCTCGCCTCCCTACCTCTCGGCTTCGCGGGCCGGGCCATGTTGGGGTTCGGCAAGCGGATGACCGGCATGGCGTCCGATGCCATCTCCGCCGAGTTGCAGCAGCGCACCGCCGAGCAGGTCTTCAGCGTGTTAGGGCAGCTCAAGGGCGGTGCGATGAAGTTCGGTCAGGCCCTGTCCGTCTTCGAGGCCGCGCTGCCCGACGAGATGGCCGCGCCCTACCGGCAGGCCCTGACCAAGCTCCAGGAGGCGGCACCGCCGCTCCCCGCTGCCAGCGTGCACCGCGTGCTCGCCGACCAGCTCGGCCCCGAGTGGCGCAGTCGCTTCCTCGAGTTCGACGACACACCCGCCGCCGCGGCGAGCATCGGGCAGGTCCACCGGGCGGTCTGGAAGGGCCGCGCCAAGGGTGGCCGACCGGTCGCGGTGAAGATCCAATACCCCGGCGCCGGCGATGCCCTGCTCTCCGACCTGAAGCAGCTCTCCCGCCTGGGCTCGATGTTCAAGGCGATCCAACCCGGCCTCGACATCAAGCCGCTGCTGGTCGAGCTGCGAGCGCGGATCTCCGAAGAGCTCGACTACGAGCTGGAGGCCAAGGCACAGCGGGCTTTCGCGGCAGCCTACGCGGGCGACGAAGAAATCCTCGTCCCCAAGGTCGTCGCCCAGGCCCCACGGGTCCTGGTCACCGAGTGGATCGAGGGCAAGCCCCTCTCGAAGATCATCGCAGCCGGCACCCAGGAAGAACGCGACCTGGCCGGCGCGCGGATGGCGACCCTGCACTTCTCGGCGCCCGCACGGGCCCGGATGCTGCACGCCGACCCGCACCCCGGCAACTTCCGCATGATGCCCGACGGCCGCCTGGGCGTCGTCGACTTCGGCGCCGTTGCCCGCCTCCCGGAAGGTCTCCCCGAGCCGGTGGGCCGCCTGAGCCGCCTGGCGCTCGACGGTGACGCCCAGGGCGTGGTCGACGGCCTGCGGGACGAGGGCTTCCTGCGCCTCGAGCAGGAGATCGACGCCGAGTCGGTGCTCAAGTTCGTGCTGCCGATGCTCGACCCGATCGCGCAGGAGGAGTTTCAGTTCACGCGGGCCTGGCTGCGCGCCGAGGCCGCCCGACTGGCCAGCCCGAAGTCACCGGCGTTCCAGTTGAGCCGCCAGCTCAACCTCCCGCCGTCCTACCTGCTGATCCACCGCGTGACGCTCGGCTCGATCGGCGTCCTGTGCCAGTTGGAAGCGAAGGCCCCCTACCGCGGCATCATCGAAACCTGGCTGCCCGGCTTCGCCCCGGTGGGCTAAAACGATTGTGGGGCGCGCCCAAGCGGCACGCCCCACAACAGTAAAAACGTTTAATAGTCTTCTTCGTCGGGTTTCGACGGGTTCTCTTCCTTCGGGCTCTCGTCGCCGAAGTCGATGTCGCCGAGGTCGTCGAAGTCGCCCAGCCCGCCGTTGTCGAACTGCGAGCGCGCGAACGCCTCCGGGTCGGCGAAGTCGTCGCCCGAGGGCAGCAGGTCGGGGTGCTCCCAGAGCCCGTCACGCCCCTGGATGCCCCGGTGCTCGGTGACCGCCGCCCACAGCGCGGCAGCCTCACGCAGCCGGCGCGGCCGCAGCTCGAGCCCCACCAGTGCCGCGAACGTCTGCTCGGCCGGCCCACCGGCGGCACGCCGGCGACGGAACGCCTCGGCCAGCCGCACGACGTTGGGCAGCCGGTCGCCGACCGCGACGTCGACCACGTGGCCGACCCAGCCCTCGACCAGCGCGAGCATGGTCTCCAGCCGGGCCAGGGACGCCTTCTGCGCCGGAGTGTCCTCCGGCGTGAAGATGCCCTCCATGGCCATTTCCTGCATCGACTCGGGGTTGGTCGGGTCGATGCGGCCCATCGCCTCTTCGATCGCCTCACGGTTGACCGTGATGCCGTTGGCGTAGGTCTCGACCGCGTTGATGATGTGCCCGCGCAGCCACGGCACGTGCTCGAACAGGCGCTGGTGCGCGGCCTCGCGAAGCGCGACGTAGAGCCGCACCTCGTCTTCCGGCAGCTCCAGCCCCGAGGCGAACTCGCGGATGTTGGCGGGGATCAGGGCGCCCGTGCCGGCCGGCCCGAGCGGGAGGCCGATGTCGCCCGCGGAAAGGACCTCCGCGGCGAGCGAGCCGAGGGCCTGACCGAGCTGGCCGCCGAACAGGGCACCGCCCAGCGTGGTGACCATCGACTGCATCGGCCCGAGTTGGGCGCGGGCCTCCTCGGGCACCAGGTCGCCCATGGCGTTGACCATGCGGCCGGCGACCGGGTTGCAGAGCTTCTGCCAGACGTCGAGGGTCCGGTAGATCCACTCGTTGCGGTTCCAGGCGACGGCGGTCTTGACGCCCGAGGGCAGCGCCACTGCCTGCTCGAGCCAGAGGTCAGCCAGGCGCAGCACCTCTTCCACGGCGTTTCGCTCGAACGGCGAGACCGCGGGGTCGCCGGCTTGGGAAAGCTGTGCGGCGGCTACCTGGCGCGCCAGGTCCCAGTTGACCGGGCCGGAGCCCGGCGCCGCGAGTAGCTGCTGCAGTTGCGCCATGAACTGCTGCATCTGCTGCGGATCATTGGGGTCCGGCGGCTGGCCGCCTGGGAGCGCGAAGCCAAACGGAATATCAGGCACACCTCAACGGTACGCGCGTCGAGCGCGGGCGACCGTACCGCAGCCTTAAGCCCAGGGAGAACTGGGGGAACACCATTCAGGGACGGTCGGTACGCTTCCCGCCATGAAAAGTCGTGGCGTGACGGTTCTGCTCGGTGCCGTGATCACGGTGCTGCTGAGCTTCGGGGTGCTTTCCGCCCCGGTTCCGTACGTCGTGCTCAGCCCCGGCCCCACCGTCAACACCCTTGGCAAAGAGGCCGACAAAGAGGTCATCCAGATCACCGGCACGCAGAGTTACTCCTCTGCGGGGCAGCTTCGGCTGACCACGGTGTCGGTGGCGTCGGAGACCAAACTGCTGCCCGCGATCGCCGGCTGGTTCTCCGACAAGGAAGCGGTCGTCCCGAAAGAGTTGATCTACCCGCCGGACCAGACCGAGAAGCAGGTCGAGCAGCAGAACGCCGAAGACTTCCAGGCGTCGCAGACCAGCGCGGAGACGGTGGCGCTGACCAAGCTCGGCTACCCGATCCAGGTCACGGTCAGCTCGGTGACCGCGGGCGGTGCCGCCGAGTCGGTGCTCAAGGCCGGTGACGTGATCACCAAGGTCGACGGCAAGGCGATCACGGCGGCGCCGGAGCTCACCGACGCGATCAAGGCCAAGCCGGCCGGCAGCACCTTCACCATCGGCTACACCCGCAACGGGCAGCCGGCGGAGGCCACGCTCACCACCAAGGCGGTCGACGGTCAGGCCCGGATCGGCGTCGAGATCGCGCAGAAGCAGCCGCACCCGTTCGACCTCAAGTTCGACCTCGAAGACATCGGCGGTCCGAGCGCCGGCCTGATGTTCACCCTCGGCATCATCGACAAGCTCGGCGCCGACGACCTCACCGGCGGCAAGATCATCGCGGGCACCGGCACGATCGACGACCAGGGCAACGTCGGCCCGATCGGCGGCATCCCGCAGAAGCTGGTCGGCGCCAAAGACGCCGGCGCGGTGGCGTTCCTGGTGCCCGCCGACAACTGCAAGGAAGCCAGTGACAACGCGGTCGACGGCCTGCCGCTCTACAAGGTGGCCACCGTCGACGACGCGCTGGCCGCCCTCAACACCCTGAAGACCGGCGGCCAGCCGCCCAAATGCTGATGCACCGTAGTCTGAACGTCGCCCCCTGAGCTGGTCCACCAAGCGTTGCGGAGCCAACCGTGGTCATGCGTAGCAGTCCCCTGCCGAGAATGAGCCGCCGTGGCCGCGTGACGGTCGGCGTGCTGGTCGGCGTCTTCGTGTTGTTCACCTTGCTGGGGTGGGGTGTCAACGCGTGGACCGACTGGCTGTGGTTCGACGAGCTGCACTACACGAAGGTCTTCACCACCGTCCTGACCACACGCCTGCTGTTGTTCCTCGTGGTCGGCGCGGCCATGGCGATCGTGATCGGTGGCAACCTCTACCTCGCCTACCGGCTCCGGCCGCTGCTGCGCCCGCACTCCTCGGAGCAGCAGACCCTCGACCGCTACCGGGTGGCGCTGACCCCGCGGATCGGCACCTGGTTCGCCATCGTGTCGGTCGTCGTCGGTCTCTTCGCCGGGCTATCCGCGCAGGGCCGCTGGGACACCTGGATGCTTTTCCGCAACGCCCAGCCGTTCAACGTCAAGGACCCGATCTTCAACATCGACATCGGGTTCTACGTCTTCCAGTACCCCTTCTTCCGTTATCTGCTCGGTGTTGGTTTCACCGCCGTCGTGCTCGCGGTGCTCGGCTCGCTCGCGGTGCACTACGTCTTCGGCGGCGTGCGCCTCCAGGGCGGCGGCGACCGCATCACCAACGCGGCCCGCGCCCACCTGACCACGCTGGTCGCCGTCTTCGTGCTCTTCAAGGCGCTCGCCTACGTGCTCGACAAGCGGGCGCTGCTGCTGTCCTACAACGAGGGCGCGAAGGTCTACGGCGCCGGCTACACCGACGTCAACGCGTTGCTGCCGGCCAAGGAGATCCTGGGCTACATCTCGATCGTCGTCGCGATCGCGATCATCCTGTTCTCCAACGCGTTCATCCGGAACCTGGTCTGGCCGGGCGTCTCGCTGGCCCTGCTGCTCATCTCCGCGGTCGCGATCGGCGGCATCTACCCGTCGGCCGTGCAGAGCTTCCAGGTCAACCCGAGCACGCTCGACAAGGAGCGGCCGTTCATCAAGAACAGCATCGAGGCGACCACCGCGGCGTACGGGATCGACAAGGTCGACATAGAGCCCTACGCGGGCAGCAGTCAGCCACCGCCCGCGAGCCTGGCCACCGACACCTCGATCGTGCCCAACATCCGGCTGCTCGACCCGCAACTGCTGTCCGAGACCTACACCCAGCTCCAGCAGGCCCGCGGCTTCTACAACTTCGGCGACAAGCTCGACATCGACCGCTACAAGATCGACAACAACACACAGGACTACGTGGTCGGCGTCCGCGAGATCAACTACGCCAACCTGACCGCGCAGCAGAGCAACTGGCTCAACCGACACACCATTTACACACATGGATACGGCGTGGTCGCCGCGCCCGCCAACCGGGTCTGCAACGAGCAGCCCTACTTCGTCTCCGGCTTCCTCGGCGACGAGGGCAGCGACGGTTGCCAGTCGCCGACCGAGGAGATCAAGACCAGCCAGCCACGCATCTACTACGGCGAGCAGATGCGCGACGGCGACTACGCCGTCGTCGGCTCCCGGGGCGCGGGCAGCAACGCCGAGTTCGACCGCCCGACCGGCAACGCCGAGCAGTACTACACGTACGACGGCACCGGTGGTGTTTCGATCGGGTCCTTCCCCCGGCGGCTGCTCTACGCGGTGAAGATGCAGGAGACCAACTTCCTGCTCTCCGAGGCGGTCAACGACAACTCGAAGCTGCTCTACGTGCGCAACCCGCGTGACCGGGTCGCCAAGGTGGCGCCGTTCCTCAAGCTCGACGGCGACCCCTACCCGGCCGTGGTCGGCGGCCGGGTGGTCTGGATCGTCGACGGCTACACGACCGCGGCGACCTACCCCAACTCCGAGCGGATCAACCTCCAGTCGGCGACGACCGACGAGCTGACCGGCACGGGCACGGTGGCGCAGGCCAGAGAAGAGATCAACTACATCCGCAACTCGGTGAAGGCGACCGTCGACGCCTATGACGGCACGGTCAAGCTCTACGAGTTCGACGACCAGGACCCCGTCCTCAAGGCGTGGAACAAGGCGTTCGGCGGCAACCTGATCATCCCCAAGGCCGAGATCCCGCAGGAGCTCAGCGACCACCTGCGCTACCCGGCCGACCTGTTCAAGGTGCAGCGCGACCTGATGGCCCGCTACCACGTGACCGAGCCCAACGAGTTCTTCTCGGGTCAGGACTACTGGGAGGTGCCCAACGCGCCGGACGCACCGGACCGTGGGCAGAAGCAGCCGCCCTACTACCTGATGACCCAGCTCCCGGGCCAGGACGCGCCCCGGTTCCAGCTCACGTCGGCGGTCACCCCGCGCGGCCGGCAGAACCTGGCCGCGATCATCTCCGGGTCCTATGTCGACGGAAAGCCCAGGCTCGAGGCCCTGGAGCTACCGGACCAGTCCGTCGTCTCCGGCCCGGTCCAGGTCCATCAACAGATGACGAACGCCACCGACGTCCGCGGGCAGCTATCCGTGCTGGCGGCCGACGGCAAGGCCACGGTCCAATACGGAAACCTGCTGTCGTTGCCGTTCGACAGCGGCATGCTCTACGTCGAGCCGGTCTACGTGAAGAGCAACGACCAGAACGCCTACCCCTTGTTGCAACGCGTGTTGCTCTCCTACGGCGACGGCTCCAACGCGGTGCTGGCGACCAGCCTCCAGCAGGGCATCAAGGATCTGGTGGCCAAGGGTGACGCGCAAAGAGCCCTGACCGGCCAGCCACCACAGTCACCGCAACAGCCCAACCCACCGCCCGCGACCGGCGCCCCACCACCGGCGACGGTGTCACCGGAGCTGTCGGCGGCGGCCCAACGCGTCGCTGACGCGATCGACGAGGTCAAGGCCGCCCAGGAGTCGGGTGACTTCACCCGCTGGGGCAAGGCCCTGACCGACCTCGACGCGGCCAACGAGGCGTTCCTGGCGGCCCAGCGGGCGGCAAACAACCGCCCGGTGGCCACGACACCGTCAGCCACCCCGACGCCCACGGCGCCATCACCCACGGCGACGCCACAACCGGGCTGAGCAGCAGGTCAACACGGGGGCCCGCGCCACGCGGGTCCCCGTTTTGGCACCCAGCCACACGGTGCGCTAGTGTTTAGAAGCCGACGCGGGGTGGAGCAGCTCGGTAGCTCGCTGGGCTCATAACCCAGAGGTCGCAGGTTCAAATCCTGTCCCCGCTACGAGTAGGAACGGCCCCTCAGAGATCCTCTGAGGGGCCGTTCTTGCACAGTGACCAGCTACGGTTGATCGTGACAAGCGAAACGTCCGCGGCGGCCCGGCACCGCCGCGCACAGCTCAGCGACTTCCTGCGCATCCGGCGGGCGCGGCTCGCACCCGCCGACGTCGGGCTCGTGACCGCGGGCCGGCGCCGCACCCCTGGCCTGCGGCGGGAAGAGGTCGCGGTGCTGGCAGCGGTCGGGGTGTCCTGGTACACGTGGCTCGAGCAGGGTCGCGACATCAACGTCTCCGCCGAGGTGGTCGACGCCGTCGGCAAAGCGCTGCGGCTCAGCACGGCCGAGCGGGCCCACCTCTACGCGCTGGCCGGCCTGCGGCCGCCGTGCGCCGACCTGCGCGCCGACCGTGGCGCGGCGGTCACGCCCGAGCTGCGGCAACTGCTCGACGGGTGGTCGCCACGACCGGCGGTGCTTCGCGACCGGCACTGGAACCTGCTCGCCGTCAACGACGCGGCAGCGGCGATCTACGGGTACGGGCCGGAGGACCACAACTGCCTGGTGACGTTCTTCACCAGCGCCCGCCACCGCGACGCCCACCTGCACTGGGCGGCAGTGGCGCCGGCGGTCGTGGCCGCGTTCCGGGCCGACGTGGCGCACGCGCCGGACGATCCGGAATACCGCCGGGTCGTCGACGAGCTCAACGCCGTGAGCCCCGAGTTCGCGGAGCTGTGGGCCCGGCACGACGTGCAGGTGCCGGGCCAGATGGTCAAGGCGGTGCGGCATCCCGAGGCCGGCGAGCTGTTCTTCGACACGACGAGCCTGGCCGTCGTCGACCATCCGGCCTGGATTCTCGAGCTGTCCAACCCGCGGCCGGGCACGGGAACGGCGGAGCGGCTGCACACCCGCTGAGCCTGGTGGTGCCACGCCCAGGATCGGTGCGCACTGGTCGCGTCGCCCGCGCGACCCGACTCTGAGAGCCATGCAGAACTTCTCCCGATTCGCCGGCCGGGTCGCGCTGATCACCGGAGGTACCAGCGGCATAGGGCTCGCCACCGCGGCGCGTTTCCTCGCCGAGGGCGCGGAGGTGGTCGTCACCGGACGCGACAAGGCCCGCCTCGACGCCGCGGTCGAGACGCTGGACGGCGGCAACCGGGTCCTCGCCGTCCGCGGCGACGTGGCCGACCTCGCCGAGCTCGACGCGCTGATGGACGCGGTCCGCGAGCGCCACGGCCGCCTGGACGCGCTCTTCGCCAACGCGGGCACCGCCTCTTTCGTCCCGACCGCCGAAGTGTCCGAGGCCGACTTCGACCGCACGGTGAACATCAACCTCAAGGGCGTGTTCTTCACGATCCAGAAGGCGCTGCCGCTGCTGCGGGTCGCGCCGGCGGCAGCGGTCGTGATCAACGCGTCGTGGGCCCTCCACCGTGGACTGGCCGGTGCCGCCGTGTATTCGGCGACGAAGGCCGCGGCGCACAACCTGGCCCACACGCTCGCGGCGGAGTGGGGCCCGTGGGGGATCCGGGTCAATTCGGTGAGCCCCGGCTACATCGCGACCCCGATGTTCGACGCGGAGATCCCCGTCGACCAGCACGCGGGTGTGCTCGCCCAGGTGGTCGCGGGCCGGTTCGGAACCGCCGAAGATGTCGCCGGAACGGTGGTGTTTCTGGCGTCGGACGAGGCGGCCTACGTCAACGGCCAG
This genomic interval from Asanoa ferruginea contains the following:
- a CDS encoding ATP-dependent DNA helicase UvrD2 translates to MAVDSPAEQVLAGLDPEQRTAVTAPAGPVCILAGAGTGKTRAITHRIAHRALRGETAGRHVLAVTFTARAAAEMRARLAALGVAGVQARTFHAAAMRQVRYFAPRLLAGREMPELVASKARLVGLAAAKVGVRTDRTGARDLAGEIEWAKSSLVEPGEYLVAAAKATRDTPFEAAKVAEVFAAYEQLKRSNGVIDFEDLLRAAVWGIEEHSDVAEQVRAQYRHFVVDEYQDVNPLQQRLLDAWLGGRDDLTVVGDASQTIYSFTGATSSYLIDFPRVRRSAVVVRLVRDYRSTPQVVGLANAVIRQARGAEARLRLELVGQRPPGAEPELRIFQDEPGEAAAVAARCQQLIATGTPARQIAVLFRTNAQSETYEKALAEAEVPYVVQGAERFFERPEIRQAVVALRSATRGVDSASPLVPAVVDALEAVGWAPSQRPPGGATRERWEALAALVQLAEDFAVTPVLLPLGEGAVSSRSPSLADFVDELHRRAAAQHAPTVEGVTLASLHSAKGLEWDAVFVVGLSDGTLPTTYAKTPEQVEEERRLLYVGVTRAREWLWLSYAISRSPGGRPRRPCRFLPQFDGRSGGGGGSVALSPHSRKPDSRPPRIVSCRICGATLLGGSDRKLGRCATCPSDLDEELLGRLQAWRARVSAGQRVPAYVVFTDATLVAIAERKPAQRADLIAIAGIGPRKLGLYGDAALALVAGAAVDDLEPEKTSANDP
- a CDS encoding M48 family metallopeptidase; this encodes MAATRKPVVEVRRSQRRRRTVSAYRDGERVVVLIPDQFSRAEETEWVDKMLARLAAREHRLSRSDAELQARSQRLIAQYLAEFARTAQPASVRWVTNQNGRWGSCTPADRSIRISHRIQEMPDWVIDYVLLHELAHLVVPSHNARFWALVGRYSKTERARGYLEGVAATAGVVLAD
- a CDS encoding DUF5679 domain-containing protein is translated as MADKAQTYNGYCVKCKEKRDFTGTVEVSKTGMNMAKGKCPVCGTTVNRILGKAKV
- a CDS encoding ABC1 kinase family protein, giving the protein MSDIPRQAVTRTAKLASLPLGFAGRAMLGFGKRMTGMASDAISAELQQRTAEQVFSVLGQLKGGAMKFGQALSVFEAALPDEMAAPYRQALTKLQEAAPPLPAASVHRVLADQLGPEWRSRFLEFDDTPAAAASIGQVHRAVWKGRAKGGRPVAVKIQYPGAGDALLSDLKQLSRLGSMFKAIQPGLDIKPLLVELRARISEELDYELEAKAQRAFAAAYAGDEEILVPKVVAQAPRVLVTEWIEGKPLSKIIAAGTQEERDLAGARMATLHFSAPARARMLHADPHPGNFRMMPDGRLGVVDFGAVARLPEGLPEPVGRLSRLALDGDAQGVVDGLRDEGFLRLEQEIDAESVLKFVLPMLDPIAQEEFQFTRAWLRAEAARLASPKSPAFQLSRQLNLPPSYLLIHRVTLGSIGVLCQLEAKAPYRGIIETWLPGFAPVG
- a CDS encoding zinc-dependent metalloprotease is translated as MPDIPFGFALPGGQPPDPNDPQQMQQFMAQLQQLLAAPGSGPVNWDLARQVAAAQLSQAGDPAVSPFERNAVEEVLRLADLWLEQAVALPSGVKTAVAWNRNEWIYRTLDVWQKLCNPVAGRMVNAMGDLVPEEARAQLGPMQSMVTTLGGALFGGQLGQALGSLAAEVLSAGDIGLPLGPAGTGALIPANIREFASGLELPEDEVRLYVALREAAHQRLFEHVPWLRGHIINAVETYANGITVNREAIEEAMGRIDPTNPESMQEMAMEGIFTPEDTPAQKASLARLETMLALVEGWVGHVVDVAVGDRLPNVVRLAEAFRRRRAAGGPAEQTFAALVGLELRPRRLREAAALWAAVTEHRGIQGRDGLWEHPDLLPSGDDFADPEAFARSQFDNGGLGDFDDLGDIDFGDESPKEENPSKPDEEDY
- a CDS encoding YlbL family protein; protein product: MKSRGVTVLLGAVITVLLSFGVLSAPVPYVVLSPGPTVNTLGKEADKEVIQITGTQSYSSAGQLRLTTVSVASETKLLPAIAGWFSDKEAVVPKELIYPPDQTEKQVEQQNAEDFQASQTSAETVALTKLGYPIQVTVSSVTAGGAAESVLKAGDVITKVDGKAITAAPELTDAIKAKPAGSTFTIGYTRNGQPAEATLTTKAVDGQARIGVEIAQKQPHPFDLKFDLEDIGGPSAGLMFTLGIIDKLGADDLTGGKIIAGTGTIDDQGNVGPIGGIPQKLVGAKDAGAVAFLVPADNCKEASDNAVDGLPLYKVATVDDALAALNTLKTGGQPPKC